The nucleotide sequence GCACTCAAACCGTGGGCCAAACCGTTGAAACCGCTGTGGTCGTGGTTTAATGCCGAGAGAAGGGCTCCCTTGCAAGTTGCAAGGTCGTGCATGCGAGAGGGTGCATGCATGGATTGTCAGACGAGCTTGACTTTGACAATTTCCTCGGGTCGTCGCCACCANNNNNNNNNNNNNNNNNNNNNNNNNNNNNNNNNNNNNNNNNNNNNNNNNNNNNNNNNNNNNNNNNNNNNNNNNNNNNNNNNNNNNNNNNNNNNNNNNNNNNNNNNNNNNNNNNNNNNNNNNNNNNNNNNNNNNNNNNNNNNNNNNNNNNNNNNNNNNNNNNNNNNNNNNNNNNNNNNNNNNNNNNNNNNNNNNNNNNNNNNNNNNNNNNNNNNNNNNNNNNNNNNNNNNNNNNNNNNNNNNNNNNNNNNNNNNNNNNNNNNNNNNNNNNNNNNNNNNNNNNNNNNNNNNNNNNNNNNNNNNNNNNNNNNNNNNNNNNNNNNNNNNNNNNNNNNNNNNNNNNNNNNNNNNNNNNNNNNNNNNNNNNNNNNNNNNNNNNNNNNNNNNNgagagagagagagagagagagagagagagagagacggaccAAGACAACGGTTCGCGCTCGCGCGTGCTACCATTTCCACAAACACCTCGAGCTCGCACGCGCAGATAAAAAGGCCACCTCCAATCGTCTTCCTTCTACTAGCACTAGCACGATACTGTACTGGCTACTAGGGGAACGTATTTGTAGAAGTTGTAGTGCACAGCTCATCGATCATGGCGTTGGCGGTGGTGGCGAATGTGGCCGCGGTGGCACAGCTCATCGAGCAGGTGACCGGCATTGTCTCCAGGATCATTCGGGCGGTGGCGACGGCACGCCAGAACAAGCAGGAGTGCGAGCACCTCGCGCTCCGCCTCTCCATCATCGGCGACGTGCTGCCTCACCTCCCGCGGCTCCCGGTGGTGGAGCGGCCACTCAAGGAGCTGCGCGCGGCGCTGGGCAAGGCGCACGAGATCGTCCTCGCCTGCCAGGATCGGAGCGCCGCCAACCAGTTCTTCGGCGCCCGCCGCCACGCCGATAGCTTCAGGGAGGTCAATGACAGGATCTACTTCCTTCTCAGCCTCTTCCCCATGGTCAACTATGCCGCCATCACCACCCATCTTGCTCGAATCAGTACCCAGCACATGATCACCGTGCCATCGCCGGGCTCTAGCTCTGGCTCCCTGCAGACTCTGACGGTGGTGCCCGATTACCCCTGCATGTTCACGTGGGCGGAGATTGTAACGGCGACCCACAACTTTGCTGACAAGCTCGGCCGAGGTTGCTCGGTGACGGTGTACAAGGGCCGTCTCCACGACGGCCCGGAGGTGGCCGTTAAGGTGCTGGACAAGCACAGGCCGCATGACACGTTCGTGCCGGAGCTCGTGATCACCTTCCGCCTCCGCCACGACCACATCGTGCGCCTGGTCGGCTGGtgcgaggaggaggacgaccgcATGTTCGTCTACGAGCATATGAGCAACGGCACGCTTAGAGACCGCCTGCAGCGCGCCAGCGGTGGCTCTAGCtcgtcggcagcgacggcgcccTGGAGGACCCGCGTCGCCGCGCTGCTGGGCGCGTCCCGGGCCATCCAGTACTTGCACTGCGGCGCGGAGCCAGTGGTCATCCACCGCAACGTGAGCTCGTCCAACATCCTCCTAGACATGAACTGGATGCCGCGCCTGTCCGGCTTCGGCGCGGCGGTGTATCAAGCGGCGGGCGAGGAGCACGGTGGCCAGCTCGTTGAGGAGGTCATCGGCACGCCCGGGTACGTCGACCCGGAGTACATACGCACGAAGCGCGTGAGCACGGCgagcgacgtgtacagcttcggggTGGTGATGCTAGAGGCGCTGATGGGCGAGGATCCGGCCGCCCTGCAGCTGGACTCCATACGAAACGGGAAGTTAGCGCTGAAGGATGTGCTGGACCGTCGGCCGTCGCTGGACCCGACGCTGCCGCAGATGGAGGCGCTGGAGATCGTGGCAGACACGGTGAAGCGCTGCCTCTGCCTGTCGCGGATGGACCGGCCGGCCATGTCCAAGGTCGTGGCCAACCTCGAGGAGGCACTCCAAATGATACGCAGCCATGAGCCAATGTCCATGGCACGCTGGAGCCTCATTCGACGAAGAACCAGTGAGAATTAACTACACTGGTGTGAAAAACTCTCTTATACCATATGAATCATAGGACATAGGGAGTAATGCTTAGTCAAACGACAAATAAAGCATCTGTATCCAAAGTTTTGTTTTTTGGTTGACCACCGAGAAGTTGTGATGCCGCTCCAGAAAGAAATTGTGTCAATTAGCATCTGTATATATGCATATATTATCACGTTGCAGTGCTTGGCGTGTTTCCAatatgctactccctctgttcacaattATAAGATGTTTTTTGATATTTTAATATGAATCACatatggactgaaatgagtgaataaATACATTCAAATGTGTTTAcattgtgaacggagggagtaagtcaCACAGTCGATTCCTTTCTCCTCCCACGAACCTTCTAAGGGCTTCTTTGAACCAAAGGATTCTCACAGGAATtttgaaggattttaatttttaggaattttttctatgtaggttgtttgatttgtaggattgtaaaccataggaatttttctataggattcatttgcactatatTTCATAAGAAattttccatccactcaaacctttttAAAAGAATCCTACGTTTCtcctatgcacaatcaaacacgcacacaatcctataggattcaagatgacatgccACTCTAATCTCACGTTTTTTCTATTCCTGcttttggaaatcctatgaatcaaagaggccctaaaacCTTGAGAGGTAGATTCCGTGGAGGCGGAGGAGCAACATAGTTGTTGTGGATTGGGATGACATAGAGGTCAGGCCGAAAAGAACTGGACTTTTAAAAACCTTGTTTGTATCTTTTATACTTAATTAAAGAGAACACTTGGGCTATTCGCACCGCGTTGATGGCGGGCACGCGGCGCGCGAAGAGGTCGCACTCCAACTTGTTCTAGCGCGCCGTCTCCACCGCCCGCTTGATCTTGCAGATGAGCCTGAACGCGTTGCCGACGAGCTGCGTCACGACCGCCGCATGCCCCAAAACCGCAAGGGTCGCCATCAGGGACGAAGCTCCCTTGTAGgcattggggtcaattgaccccaatAGATAGTACTAAGCACTATCTATTTATTGAGGATGACCCCACTCTCATAGACATGACCCTAGCAAACTTTTTTCCTAGCTTCGCCCCTCGTCGCCATGATGGCTCAATGACAGTGTACTGGCCTACGAACACTAAGTACGTGCGGTGTTCCCCTATTACTAGCTAATAATCAGAACCAGAAGAAGTAGTCGTAGTACAAGTGGAGCTAGTTGCTAGGTTTTCTATATATGGAGAATCTTAATTTGTTATACGGAGATACTCGCTCAGAGACCAAGTTGCTGGTCGCTAGTGCAATCTCCGCCCACGTGAACGTCCTGGGAGTAGTAGTGGTAGAAGGAAGAAGATTGGAGGTAGCCTCTCGAGGTGTTTGTGGAAATGGTAGCGCGTAGCGACGCCGAAGGCCGTGGGCACTGGCCAGTGGGCACTCCCCGTCATTGTCTTGGTCCGTCGCGCGCTCCCTCTCTGCATCGCACCGTGTTGGCGACGACCCGAGGAATTGTCAAAGTCAAGCGTGTCCGACAATCCATGCATCGCCCTCGACCCACCCACATGCACCACCTTGCAACCCCTTCCCTCGGCATTATTAAACACTAATGAACCACAACCACAGAGCGGTTTCAACGGTTTGGCCCACGGTTTGGCCCACGACCTTGCAACCCAAACCATAAAAGGAGATGGTTGTCTATTTTTGCCGGGCTCAGAATTTCAGGAGATATCGAAGCGAAATACCGCAGGAACACAAAATAATTTGAAAGACACTGACATAGTATTTTGGCGGGACGCTTCGGGACATATCAACAGGAAATTTTAGCCGGACATTTTCATTTCATGCATAACTTTTTATTCCAAAAAGGTGATAGAGCACTAGTATACCACATAAGTTACACAAAATATTACTAGCGAGCATGTCAGATGATTAAAGCATGTATATGGAAATAATATAGTTCACACCAAGTTTTAAGTTCTTTGGTGTTTACTATAAATGTTACTATTAGTTTAATATGAAATACATAGTATCCACATGTTGTCCGCTTATTACTGAACCCGCTATAACTAATGCTTTAGAAGTTTATATAAATATGCTTACCTAATCATATACTAAAAACTACCATTAAAGTATTTATTTGATCATACGCTTAAGATATCTcgaccatgatatttaagactatAAACAATAGACGAACACGCACGCACACATCAAAATTTTCTCCATATAG is from Triticum aestivum cultivar Chinese Spring chromosome 3A, IWGSC CS RefSeq v2.1, whole genome shotgun sequence and encodes:
- the LOC123057477 gene encoding probable serine/threonine-protein kinase PBL21; amino-acid sequence: MALAVVANVAAVAQLIEQVTGIVSRIIRAVATARQNKQECEHLALRLSIIGDVLPHLPRLPVVERPLKELRAALGKAHEIVLACQDRSAANQFFGARRHADSFREVNDRIYFLLSLFPMVNYAAITTHLARISTQHMITVPSPGSSSGSLQTLTVVPDYPCMFTWAEIVTATHNFADKLGRGCSVTVYKGRLHDGPEVAVKVLDKHRPHDTFVPELVITFRLRHDHIVRLVGWCEEEDDRMFVYEHMSNGTLRDRLQRASGGSSSSAATAPWRTRVAALLGASRAIQYLHCGAEPVVIHRNVSSSNILLDMNWMPRLSGFGAAVYQAAGEEHGGQLVEEVIGTPGYVDPEYIRTKRVSTASDVYSFGVVMLEALMGEDPAALQLDSIRNGKLALKDVLDRRPSLDPTLPQMEALEIVADTVKRCLCLSRMDRPAMSKVVANLEEALQMIRSHEPMSMARWSLIRRRTSEN